A part of Bifidobacteriaceae bacterium genomic DNA contains:
- a CDS encoding cysteine hydrolase — protein sequence MKPATTALVLIEFQNDFTSPGGTLHDAVAGVMERTNMLVNAAKTAAAVRQAGATVIHSPIQYAPGYGELTPKPYGILAGVVDTGSFVKGTWGAQIVDELTPVAGDIVLEGKRGLDAFGSTNIDFILRSKGIETVALAGFLTNCCVESTMRSAYERGFEVITLTDAVAATSVEEHENAIKFDYPMFSKPMTHAEFIAAVQVGASVADSSRGY from the coding sequence ATGAAACCCGCAACCACAGCGCTGGTTTTGATCGAGTTCCAGAACGACTTCACCTCGCCCGGCGGAACCTTGCATGACGCGGTGGCGGGCGTCATGGAGCGGACGAACATGCTCGTCAACGCCGCCAAGACGGCGGCCGCGGTCCGCCAGGCTGGCGCCACCGTGATCCACTCGCCGATCCAATACGCTCCCGGCTACGGCGAGCTGACCCCGAAGCCCTACGGGATCCTGGCCGGCGTGGTGGACACCGGCTCGTTCGTCAAGGGCACCTGGGGCGCCCAGATTGTCGACGAGTTGACCCCGGTGGCCGGCGACATCGTCCTGGAGGGCAAGCGCGGGCTGGACGCCTTCGGGTCGACCAACATCGACTTTATTTTGAGGTCGAAGGGCATTGAGACGGTCGCGTTGGCCGGATTCCTGACGAACTGCTGTGTCGAGTCGACCATGCGTTCGGCCTACGAACGCGGTTTCGAAGTCATCACTCTGACGGACGCGGTCGCCGCGACCAGCGTCGAGGAGCATGAGAACGCGATCAAGTTCGACTATCCGATGTTCTCCAAGCCGATGACCCACGCCGAGTTCATCGCCGCCGTGCAGGTGGGCGCGTCGGTGGCCGACTCGTCGCGCGGGTACTGA
- the cas2 gene encoding CRISPR-associated endonuclease Cas2, translated as MIPDTARRYLIAYDIPEDKRRTRVAKCLQTYGDRVQYSVFVVDAKPAALVRLKVAVGAEINLEEDSVLLCDLGPVSSLEESKFSFIGRDRPVTPNEAIIL; from the coding sequence ATGATACCCGACACCGCCAGAAGGTATCTGATCGCCTATGACATTCCGGAGGACAAACGACGCACACGGGTCGCCAAGTGCCTTCAGACCTACGGCGACCGCGTTCAGTATTCGGTGTTTGTCGTTGACGCCAAGCCAGCGGCTCTTGTCAGGCTCAAGGTTGCCGTCGGAGCGGAAATCAATCTCGAAGAGGATTCTGTGCTTCTCTGCGATCTGGGGCCAGTCTCGTCACTGGAAGAATCCAAGTTCTCTTTCATCGGCCGGGACCGGCCAGTCACACCCAATGAGGCGATCATCCTCTAG
- a CDS encoding FAD-binding oxidoreductase has protein sequence MSSAPRNVASRGAEPLGAAWQERFGARLRSQPLDVATAAHDASHYLLVPRGVVTADSVEDVAAAMRLACAERVALTFRSAGTSLSGQAGGAGVMVDVRRGFTDLHIDQHKDQVRCGPGLTVRAVNAALARHGRQLGPDPASGVAATIGGVVANNSSGMACGTEFNTYSTIQGLTVTLPSGTTIDTTSPDAAAKLAELEPALCAGLAKLRDRVRSNQDSLRRIAAQYSMKNTMGYGLNSFADFAEPIEILEHLMVGSEGTLGFISSVTLRTIPVEPYAATALMVFARLEDATDSIETLRAAGAKTLELMDPASIRAARAAAKGPDPVPQATKPTQTALIVEVRAEDEETLNERVKALTAVLPDLRLDAPAAFTRDPAERDRLWSSRNGLYTAVAGARPPGTTALIEDIAVPVPALSETCAGLRQLFDQHGFPDSVTFGHAKDGNLHFLMTLDLDRSDQLRNLDRFTDGLVDLVLGNRGTLKAEHGTGRIMAPFVERQFGKELYQIMREVKRLFDPTDMLSPGVLITANPREHMEHIKAIPQVDQAFDRCVECGYCEPTCPARNLTLTPRGRIAAMRTIARLGPSARRAAEKDFAYSAVDTCAADSLCVIACPVGIDTGKLMKAQRAARHPAAVQAAGEWAANHWGGAVATLRTALGAAQLLPAPVLPAVTKAARSVLPEDWVPQAGPDLPGPGPRRAAGGVLGDPRAPVAAVYFATCINSLFAPAPDGPGVGEALDRLCREAGLRLTVPSAIRALCCGTVWESKGLTKGSATMARLTFDALWEATAGGELPVVSDAASCTHGLTGLRDHLDERRAAQAADLRVVDAVTFARGSIMPRLTVDGKLGAVAVHPTCSTVQLGAKEDLIALAGQAAQTVFVPLTWGCCAFAGDRGMLHPELTAAATRPEAQAVWAAEAERARQATPASPGPGGRFDAYVSANRTCELGISRATGRTYRHILEVLAPLARRA, from the coding sequence GTGTCATCAGCACCTCGCAACGTGGCGTCACGTGGCGCCGAGCCCCTGGGCGCGGCCTGGCAGGAGCGGTTCGGGGCGCGGTTGCGGAGCCAACCCCTAGACGTTGCCACGGCCGCCCACGACGCGTCGCATTACCTGCTGGTGCCGCGCGGAGTCGTGACGGCGGATTCCGTTGAGGACGTGGCGGCGGCGATGCGCCTGGCCTGCGCCGAGCGGGTTGCTTTGACGTTCCGCTCCGCCGGGACGTCGCTCTCCGGCCAGGCCGGCGGCGCCGGGGTGATGGTGGACGTCAGGCGCGGGTTCACCGACCTTCACATTGATCAGCACAAAGACCAGGTGCGTTGCGGCCCCGGCCTCACGGTCAGGGCGGTCAACGCCGCGTTGGCCCGCCACGGACGGCAGCTGGGCCCCGACCCGGCCAGCGGCGTCGCGGCGACCATCGGGGGAGTGGTGGCCAACAATTCCTCCGGCATGGCCTGCGGCACCGAGTTCAACACCTACAGCACAATCCAAGGGCTCACCGTCACGCTTCCGTCCGGGACCACCATAGACACAACCTCGCCGGACGCCGCCGCGAAACTCGCCGAACTGGAGCCCGCACTCTGCGCGGGGTTGGCCAAACTGCGCGACCGCGTGCGCTCCAACCAGGACTCGCTCCGCCGCATCGCGGCCCAGTACTCGATGAAGAACACCATGGGCTACGGCCTGAACTCGTTCGCGGACTTCGCGGAGCCGATCGAGATCCTGGAACACCTGATGGTCGGCTCCGAGGGCACGCTGGGGTTCATCTCCTCGGTCACGCTCCGCACCATCCCCGTGGAGCCGTACGCGGCGACCGCCCTGATGGTGTTCGCGCGCCTTGAAGACGCGACCGACTCCATCGAAACCCTCCGCGCGGCGGGAGCCAAGACCCTGGAACTCATGGATCCGGCGTCCATCAGGGCGGCCAGGGCCGCCGCGAAAGGCCCGGACCCCGTGCCGCAGGCGACCAAGCCGACCCAGACCGCCCTGATCGTCGAAGTCCGCGCCGAAGACGAGGAAACGCTGAACGAAAGGGTAAAGGCCCTTACAGCCGTTCTGCCAGACCTGAGGCTGGATGCCCCCGCCGCGTTCACCCGCGACCCGGCCGAGCGCGACCGCCTCTGGTCCTCGCGCAACGGCCTCTACACAGCGGTGGCCGGCGCCCGCCCTCCGGGCACCACCGCCCTGATCGAGGACATCGCGGTTCCGGTGCCGGCTCTATCCGAGACCTGCGCGGGGCTCAGACAGCTCTTTGACCAGCACGGATTCCCCGACTCGGTGACCTTCGGCCACGCCAAGGACGGCAACCTCCACTTCCTCATGACCCTCGACTTGGACCGGTCCGACCAGCTCAGGAACCTGGACCGGTTCACGGACGGCCTGGTGGACTTGGTGCTGGGCAACCGCGGAACGCTTAAGGCCGAACACGGCACCGGCCGCATCATGGCGCCCTTCGTCGAAAGGCAGTTCGGCAAGGAGCTATATCAAATCATGAGGGAAGTCAAACGTTTGTTTGACCCAACCGACATGCTGTCCCCGGGGGTCCTAATCACCGCGAACCCGCGCGAACACATGGAGCACATCAAGGCCATTCCCCAAGTGGACCAAGCCTTCGACCGTTGCGTCGAATGCGGCTACTGCGAGCCGACGTGCCCAGCCAGGAACCTCACCCTCACGCCCAGGGGACGCATCGCAGCGATGCGGACCATTGCCCGCCTGGGCCCGTCCGCCAGGCGCGCGGCAGAGAAGGACTTCGCCTACAGCGCCGTCGACACCTGCGCCGCGGACTCCCTCTGCGTGATCGCCTGCCCGGTCGGGATCGACACCGGGAAGCTCATGAAGGCCCAACGGGCGGCCAGGCATCCCGCCGCGGTGCAGGCGGCGGGGGAGTGGGCCGCGAACCATTGGGGCGGCGCGGTCGCCACGCTGCGAACAGCGCTCGGCGCCGCCCAATTGCTTCCCGCGCCCGTCCTTCCCGCAGTCACCAAGGCAGCCAGATCCGTGCTGCCCGAGGATTGGGTTCCGCAGGCCGGGCCCGACCTGCCGGGTCCCGGACCGCGCCGCGCCGCCGGGGGAGTGCTGGGCGACCCCCGCGCCCCGGTCGCCGCCGTATACTTCGCCACCTGCATCAACTCGCTTTTCGCCCCGGCGCCGGACGGCCCAGGCGTGGGCGAGGCGCTGGACCGCCTGTGCCGCGAGGCGGGCCTCAGGTTGACCGTTCCGTCCGCGATCAGAGCTCTCTGCTGCGGCACGGTTTGGGAATCCAAGGGTTTGACCAAGGGCTCGGCCACCATGGCCCGGCTCACCTTCGACGCCCTTTGGGAGGCGACCGCCGGGGGAGAACTGCCCGTCGTGAGCGACGCGGCCTCCTGCACGCACGGCCTGACCGGCCTGCGGGACCATCTTGACGAGAGGCGGGCGGCACAGGCCGCAGATCTGCGGGTTGTGGACGCCGTGACCTTCGCGCGCGGCTCGATCATGCCGCGCCTGACGGTGGACGGCAAACTCGGCGCGGTGGCCGTGCATCCGACCTGTTCAACCGTGCAACTCGGGGCCAAGGAGGACTTGATCGCCTTGGCCGGGCAGGCCGCCCAAACCGTGTTCGTGCCGCTGACCTGGGGTTGCTGCGCCTTCGCCGGCGACCGGGGCATGCTCCACCCGGAGTTGACCGCCGCCGCGACCCGCCCCGAGGCGCAAGCGGTCTGGGCGGCGGAGGCCGAAAGGGCCCGCCAGGCGACCCCCGCCAGCCCTGGACCAGGCGGCCGCTTCGACGCCTACGTCAGCGCAAACCGCACCTGCGAACTCGGCATCAGCCGCGCCACCGGCCGCACCTACCGCCACATCCTGGAGGTGCTGGCGCCGCTCGCCCGGAGGGCTTGA
- a CDS encoding aldehyde dehydrogenase family protein produces the protein MTSFSYVGGDWVATSGDSADPLVPAALRFARRAGVPGMTRLTFHERARILLKLADHLQANSESLYRLSIRVGATRRDAVGDLAAALGVMRGLADATLADLPDATIAPDGPAVALGRDSDLTARHLYVSPRGVGVIVNASSYFRWSSTARLTPAFLAGVPIIVKPAVATAPVATEIIRLLVEARLAPSGSLQLLNGNIETYWDHLKLGDRVCFTGSGRAALKLSQQPKVASGRVKLITGTMCVNAAVLGPDEAPGSRGFEALVRCVAHEMTTHAGQTGTAIRRVLVPRPRVNQFADALSRYLDRTAKVGDPADPTTTVGPLMDHSQLRHLRRQVKELVTFGGRIVRGGAKPRHLNGPYFEPTVLVFDQPTPVLCDVEPFGPVVSIAGYGSIGGAVRLANDGGSSLVITLASRDEEFLAEVAHGVAPYHARVRLLCPTAPTGEAGEEAKPKAGFGWLKRPEELSGVRAIHQWLHQVTVEGPWAAVDQLTHAGALAHAK, from the coding sequence ATGACCAGCTTCAGTTATGTCGGGGGCGACTGGGTGGCCACGAGCGGCGATTCGGCTGATCCGCTGGTCCCCGCCGCGCTCAGGTTCGCGCGCCGCGCCGGTGTGCCGGGGATGACGCGGTTGACCTTTCACGAACGCGCCCGGATTCTGTTGAAATTGGCGGATCACCTGCAGGCCAATTCGGAAAGCCTGTATCGCCTCAGCATTCGGGTGGGCGCCACCCGGCGGGACGCGGTGGGCGACTTGGCCGCCGCTCTGGGCGTGATGCGGGGTTTGGCCGACGCGACGCTGGCGGACTTGCCGGACGCGACCATCGCGCCGGACGGCCCGGCCGTGGCGCTTGGGCGCGATTCGGACCTGACCGCCCGCCACCTGTACGTGTCGCCGCGGGGTGTCGGGGTGATTGTCAACGCCAGCAGCTACTTCCGTTGGAGTTCGACAGCCCGCCTGACGCCGGCGTTCCTGGCTGGTGTCCCGATCATTGTCAAGCCGGCGGTGGCGACCGCGCCGGTCGCCACCGAGATCATCCGGCTGTTGGTGGAGGCCCGGCTGGCGCCATCCGGTTCGCTGCAATTGCTGAACGGGAACATTGAGACGTATTGGGATCACCTCAAACTGGGGGACCGGGTCTGCTTCACCGGCTCGGGGCGGGCTGCGCTCAAGCTGTCGCAGCAGCCAAAGGTCGCCTCCGGCCGGGTCAAGCTCATCACGGGGACCATGTGCGTCAACGCGGCCGTTCTGGGGCCGGACGAGGCCCCGGGGTCCAGGGGTTTCGAGGCCCTGGTGCGTTGCGTGGCCCACGAGATGACCACCCATGCGGGCCAGACCGGCACGGCGATTCGCCGGGTGTTGGTGCCGCGTCCGCGGGTGAACCAGTTCGCGGACGCGCTCAGCCGCTACCTTGACCGGACCGCCAAGGTGGGCGATCCGGCCGATCCGACAACCACCGTGGGCCCGTTGATGGATCACAGCCAACTGCGCCATCTGCGCCGCCAGGTCAAAGAATTGGTGACGTTCGGCGGCCGGATTGTCCGGGGCGGCGCCAAACCCCGGCACTTGAACGGCCCGTATTTCGAGCCCACGGTTCTGGTGTTCGACCAGCCGACGCCGGTCCTTTGCGACGTGGAGCCGTTTGGGCCGGTCGTGTCGATAGCCGGCTACGGGTCCATAGGCGGCGCTGTGCGCCTGGCCAACGACGGGGGCAGTTCGCTGGTCATCACCTTGGCCAGCCGCGACGAAGAGTTCCTGGCTGAGGTGGCCCACGGCGTGGCGCCGTATCATGCGCGGGTGCGCTTGCTCTGCCCGACTGCGCCGACCGGCGAGGCGGGCGAGGAGGCGAAGCCGAAGGCCGGGTTCGGCTGGCTGAAGCGGCCCGAGGAGCTTTCAGGGGTCAGGGCGATTCACCAATGGCTGCATCAGGTGACGGTTGAGGGCCCTTGGGCGGCGGTCGATCAGTTGACCCATGCCGGAGCATTGGCCCACGCCAAGTAG
- a CDS encoding DUF58 domain-containing protein, giving the protein MTGRPGRPGRLAAVQALLELHSHRRARLVLDGDYTSVFRGRGTDFEDLREYVPGDPVSDIDWKATARAGKPLVRRYLPEHKNHLLLLVSTGRSMTAVAPDGTSKLQLALDVAGVFAHLAIRHRDVVGAVFGDAGGLAAIAPRGSRAHAEYLLQRLSDETVDPDGPESDLPAVLDLAVRSRLPHGIAVLITDDADLGPNGARSLTMLHARHQIMVVRIADMNLADAGALDPFDVETGLRVPDEVRWHPRLRYEAATVTSVRAQTIERALATRGIAHGRVTGQDDLVETLIGVLERHRHAGR; this is encoded by the coding sequence ATGACCGGCCGGCCTGGCCGCCCCGGCCGCCTCGCGGCCGTCCAGGCGCTGCTCGAGTTGCATTCGCACCGCCGCGCGCGGCTGGTGCTGGACGGCGACTACACGTCGGTGTTCCGGGGCCGGGGAACCGATTTCGAGGATCTGCGCGAATACGTGCCCGGCGACCCGGTCTCCGACATCGACTGGAAGGCGACGGCCCGCGCCGGCAAGCCGCTGGTGCGCCGCTATCTGCCGGAGCACAAGAACCACCTGCTGCTGCTCGTTTCGACGGGGCGGTCCATGACCGCGGTCGCGCCCGACGGCACCTCGAAGCTTCAGTTGGCGCTGGACGTGGCGGGGGTGTTCGCGCATTTGGCGATCCGGCACCGCGACGTGGTGGGGGCGGTCTTCGGGGACGCCGGGGGCCTGGCCGCGATCGCCCCGCGCGGATCGCGGGCGCACGCCGAGTACTTGCTGCAGCGCCTGTCAGATGAGACGGTGGACCCGGACGGGCCGGAATCCGACCTGCCGGCCGTGCTGGACCTGGCCGTGCGGTCCCGTCTTCCGCACGGCATAGCGGTTCTGATCACAGACGATGCCGATTTGGGGCCAAACGGGGCACGGTCCCTGACCATGCTGCACGCCCGCCACCAGATCATGGTGGTGAGGATCGCGGACATGAATCTGGCGGACGCGGGCGCGCTCGACCCGTTCGACGTGGAGACCGGGCTGCGGGTCCCGGACGAGGTGCGCTGGCACCCCCGGTTGCGGTACGAGGCGGCCACCGTCACGTCGGTGCGGGCGCAGACCATTGAGCGGGCATTGGCCACGCGGGGGATCGCCCACGGGCGCGTGACCGGGCAGGATGATTTGGTGGAAACGCTCATCGGGGTGCTGGAGAGGCATCGGCATGCCGGGCGGTGA
- a CDS encoding VWA domain-containing protein: protein MSFAYPWLLAILPLAVAGVLAAVWRWRWRRRDRERAGTRLANTTSFASLPGYAQVARQHYVGTALGLAAGLVAALGAVVLAARPVSVEVVEQEKRSRDVVLCLDVSGSMFPVDAEVIGQFREIIEGFDGERVAMSWFNSSSVTLFPLTDDYVYIEDVLRPLEKQFRAVAEAMSWLDWLTVPLDQVPDLAGTELGEGSSLPGDGLVSCLSLFDDSDQERSRSVILATDNVVEGQPIFPLAEAAGLASGADVHVFALCPSLYGVPMGDPDTDAYVAAAEELETQVEAAGGSYYEVGDRQSVNRILDSILAQAAAPVDGPPRRLVTDRPAWGIALLATGLAGVAVWGGWRRRPAWPAWVRRGGAAALTVMIAWNPAFGAERVSIQAADADVLILVDTSPSIAAEDWDGSEPRLDGVRADLKALAEEYAGAHVGIIVFDSSARLLMPLSTDPGAVAAAADTLTPVPAWVASGSSISAGLDLLEDTLARLADEHPERARLVYYLGDGEQTTEAVVDSFAGVAPLVDGGAVFGYGTAEGGPMLEDRQTIVGQSTGPGEYIRGPDGERGISRIDEEALRTIASELGVEYVHRAADQPVEEAFWRGDLPQRSIPDSATTGRRLGFVFAWAVLGLLVWELALAWRRAAQAKSASQMAAGPRLAVGGGVPRIPEVAR, encoded by the coding sequence ATGAGCTTCGCCTACCCGTGGCTGCTGGCGATCCTGCCCCTGGCGGTGGCGGGGGTGTTGGCGGCGGTCTGGCGTTGGCGCTGGCGGCGGCGCGACCGGGAGCGTGCGGGCACCCGCCTGGCCAACACGACCAGCTTCGCGAGCCTGCCGGGTTACGCGCAGGTGGCGCGGCAGCATTATGTGGGGACCGCGCTCGGGCTGGCGGCCGGACTGGTGGCCGCGCTCGGCGCCGTGGTGCTGGCGGCGCGCCCCGTGTCCGTGGAGGTCGTGGAGCAGGAGAAGCGCTCCCGCGACGTGGTGCTGTGCCTGGACGTGTCCGGCTCCATGTTCCCCGTGGACGCGGAGGTGATAGGCCAGTTTCGGGAGATCATCGAGGGTTTCGACGGGGAGCGGGTGGCCATGTCGTGGTTCAACTCGTCGTCTGTGACGCTGTTTCCCCTGACGGACGACTACGTGTACATCGAGGACGTGCTGCGGCCGCTGGAGAAGCAGTTCCGGGCGGTCGCCGAGGCGATGAGCTGGTTGGATTGGCTCACCGTGCCGCTGGACCAGGTGCCGGACCTGGCGGGAACGGAGTTGGGGGAGGGGTCCTCGCTGCCGGGAGACGGCCTGGTGTCCTGTCTATCGCTTTTCGACGATTCGGACCAGGAGCGGTCGCGGTCGGTCATCCTCGCGACGGACAACGTGGTTGAGGGCCAGCCGATCTTCCCGCTGGCGGAGGCGGCCGGGCTGGCCTCCGGCGCTGACGTACATGTGTTCGCTTTATGTCCATCCTTGTACGGCGTACCGATGGGTGATCCGGACACGGACGCGTACGTCGCCGCGGCGGAGGAACTGGAGACGCAGGTCGAGGCGGCGGGGGGCAGCTACTACGAGGTCGGCGACCGGCAGTCGGTCAACCGGATTCTGGACTCGATCCTGGCCCAGGCCGCCGCGCCCGTGGACGGGCCGCCCCGGCGGCTGGTCACCGATCGGCCGGCGTGGGGGATAGCCTTGCTGGCCACGGGACTGGCCGGGGTGGCCGTCTGGGGCGGGTGGCGGCGGAGACCCGCTTGGCCGGCTTGGGTCCGGCGGGGCGGGGCGGCGGCCCTGACCGTGATGATCGCGTGGAACCCGGCGTTTGGCGCGGAAAGGGTTTCGATCCAGGCCGCCGATGCCGATGTGCTGATTCTGGTGGACACGTCGCCTTCCATAGCGGCGGAGGACTGGGACGGGTCGGAGCCCAGGCTGGACGGGGTCCGCGCCGACCTGAAGGCTTTGGCGGAGGAGTACGCGGGCGCGCACGTCGGGATAATCGTGTTCGACTCCTCGGCCCGGCTCCTGATGCCGTTGTCCACGGATCCGGGGGCCGTGGCGGCCGCCGCGGACACTTTGACGCCTGTGCCGGCCTGGGTGGCCAGCGGGTCGTCCATCAGCGCGGGCCTGGACCTGTTGGAGGACACGTTGGCGCGCCTGGCCGACGAGCATCCCGAGCGCGCGCGCCTGGTCTACTACCTGGGCGACGGCGAGCAGACGACGGAGGCGGTCGTGGACTCGTTCGCCGGGGTCGCGCCTTTGGTGGACGGGGGAGCGGTGTTCGGATACGGCACGGCCGAGGGCGGTCCCATGCTGGAGGACCGCCAGACGATTGTGGGTCAGTCGACCGGGCCGGGCGAGTACATCCGAGGCCCCGACGGTGAACGGGGGATCTCGCGCATCGACGAGGAGGCGCTCCGAACGATCGCGTCCGAACTGGGTGTCGAGTACGTGCACCGGGCCGCCGACCAGCCGGTGGAGGAGGCGTTTTGGAGGGGCGACCTGCCCCAGCGTTCAATCCCCGATTCGGCCACGACGGGGCGGCGCCTCGGCTTCGTGTTCGCGTGGGCTGTGCTCGGGCTGCTGGTGTGGGAGCTGGCCTTGGCGTGGCGCCGGGCCGCCCAGGCGAAGTCGGCCAGCCAGATGGCCGCCGGACCGCGCCTTGCGGTTGGCGGCGGGGTCCCGAGGATCCCAGAGGTGGCGCGATGA
- a CDS encoding MoxR family ATPase: MAEPIQRAELEQTVALVERLSQSYRTRVVGQTGLWWSLLAGLLANGHVLLESVPGLAKTTAARTLATLCGGTFSRIQCTPDLLPSDIVGTQVFDSARSTFYTEIGPINANFVLVDEVNRANTKTQSAMLEAMQERQVTLAGQIHRLPEPFIVFATQNPIEQEGTYELPEAQLDRFLLKEVITYPSPDEELKIMDQADQDAAALTAVVSPEHIMAMQALARRVHIARSVKDYIVRLVAATRNARAVGDLGRYIEYGASPRASLAFQSAGRAIALLSGRDHVVPEDVKYLRHQVLRHRLILTYEAVADSVRPESVIDAIFAATPTP, from the coding sequence ATGGCCGAACCGATCCAGCGGGCAGAGCTAGAACAAACAGTCGCTTTGGTTGAGCGGCTGTCGCAGTCGTACCGCACCCGCGTGGTGGGGCAGACCGGGCTTTGGTGGTCTCTGCTGGCGGGGTTGCTGGCGAACGGGCACGTGCTGTTGGAGTCGGTGCCGGGGCTGGCCAAGACCACGGCGGCGCGGACGTTGGCCACGCTTTGCGGGGGCACGTTCTCCCGCATTCAGTGCACGCCGGATTTGCTGCCTTCGGACATTGTGGGCACCCAGGTGTTCGACTCGGCCCGGTCCACTTTCTACACGGAGATCGGCCCGATCAACGCCAACTTCGTGCTGGTCGACGAGGTCAACCGGGCCAACACCAAGACGCAGTCCGCCATGCTGGAGGCCATGCAGGAACGTCAGGTCACGCTGGCGGGCCAGATCCACCGGTTGCCGGAACCCTTCATAGTCTTCGCGACGCAGAACCCGATCGAACAGGAGGGCACGTACGAGTTGCCGGAGGCGCAACTCGACCGGTTCCTCCTCAAAGAGGTCATCACGTATCCATCGCCGGACGAGGAGCTCAAGATCATGGATCAGGCGGACCAGGACGCGGCCGCGTTGACCGCCGTGGTCAGCCCCGAACACATTATGGCCATGCAGGCGTTGGCGCGGCGGGTCCACATCGCCCGTTCCGTCAAGGACTACATTGTGCGCCTGGTCGCGGCGACCCGGAACGCCAGAGCGGTGGGCGACTTGGGACGGTACATCGAATACGGCGCCTCGCCCAGGGCGTCGCTGGCTTTCCAGTCCGCTGGACGCGCGATCGCCCTGCTGTCCGGCCGCGACCACGTTGTGCCGGAGGACGTGAAGTATCTCCGCCACCAAGTCCTGCGCCACCGGTTGATCCTGACCTATGAGGCGGTGGCGGACTCGGTGCGGCCGGAGTCGGTCATCGACGCGATTTTCGCGGCCACGCCCACGCCATGA
- a CDS encoding hotdog fold thioesterase — MELKLGELASKLGIEIIDPSPDHFVGRMPVAGNRQPFGRLHGGATAALGETLGSLAATAHAAGQGRIAVGVDVNTTHYLGVRDGHVTGTARPLHLGEHLTSHEVTVEDDSGRLIATVRITNMLLDPGTR; from the coding sequence GTGGAGTTGAAACTCGGAGAATTGGCGTCCAAACTCGGCATTGAGATAATCGACCCCTCGCCCGACCATTTCGTTGGCCGCATGCCGGTCGCGGGGAACCGCCAGCCGTTCGGCCGCCTCCACGGCGGCGCCACGGCGGCCTTGGGGGAAACCCTCGGCTCTTTGGCGGCCACCGCGCACGCAGCCGGACAAGGGCGGATCGCCGTGGGCGTGGACGTGAACACCACCCATTACCTGGGCGTTCGCGATGGCCATGTCACCGGCACCGCCCGCCCTTTGCATTTGGGAGAACACCTGACCAGCCACGAGGTGACGGTCGAGGACGATTCGGGCCGCCTGATCGCGACCGTTCGAATCACAAACATGCTGCTGGATCCGGGCACGCGTTGA